One Schistocerca cancellata isolate TAMUIC-IGC-003103 chromosome 1, iqSchCanc2.1, whole genome shotgun sequence genomic region harbors:
- the LOC126188208 gene encoding serine/threonine-protein kinase RIO3, with translation METAPSKVSCATSPWGKLSQPAETVSFADIMSEQLARDLQLKEEETIYNDTSSQPTSATPELIANSPDCDSDRVIAQMLQVQFDEEYDKMLRRTENKFNGASKVSVSFSNYRIIPDNLAQDSDSDDYDIDDKHRVWDSFVKSDKAFKEMPKCGYKKQGTEMVTKHDIEMSSRRNASRVMDFPPEFHTGDGGGFDMQLSNKVFNSLKVYSRNEQARRNRLTDKCDQATAELGVDPKTRLLLYKLVNQEILERVNGTLSTGKEAVVLHADGGSNTECVAPKECAVKVFKTTLSEFKTRDKYIQDDFRFKDRFSKQNPRKIIHLWAEKEMHNLIRMQKAGILCPEVVILKKHILVMSFIGENHMPAPKLKEANLKCAELSLAYEDCLSTMKKLYNDAHLVHADLSEYNILWRQGKCWFIDVSQAVERNHPRALEFLFRDCTNISNFFTKKGLSDVASPEEIFKEVCGTAVSEDGPMSMDKAQDFERNEELLTFDQAEKVYSFDYCWEKSKP, from the coding sequence ATGGAGACAGCGCCATCGAAAGTAAGTTGTGCAACATCCCCGTGGGGCAAATTGAGTCAACCAGCTGAAACAGTTTCTTTTGCGGATATTATGTCTGAACAGTTAGCGAGGGATTTACAGCTGAAAGAAGAGGAAACCATCTATAACGATACATCATCACAACCTACATCTGCAACGCCAGAACTGATCGCAAATTCTCCTGATTGTGATAGTGATCGCGTGATTGCGCAAATGTTACAAGTGCAGTTCGATGAAGAATATGACAAAATGTTAAGAAGAACGGAAAATAAGTTCAATGGTGCTTCAAAAGTGTCAGTGTCCTTTTCAAATTATAGAATAATACCTGATAATCTTGCCCAAGATAGTGATTCGGATGATTATGACATCGATGATAAACACAGGGTATGGGACAGTTTTGTGAAATCAGACAAAGCCTTTAAAGAAATGCCTAAGTGCGGCTATAAGAAGCAAGGCACGGAAATGGTTACAAAGCACGACATAGAAATGTCAAGTCGCAGAAATGCGTCCCGAGTAATGGACTTCCCACCAGAATTTCACACTGGTGACGGCGGGGGATTTGATATGCAACTTTCAAACAAGGTGTTTAACAGTTTAAAAGTCTACTCACGTAATGAACAGGCAAGGCGGAATAGACTCACCGATAAGTGTGACCAGGCAACGGCAGAGTTGGGTGTGGACCCGAAAACACGATTACTTTTGTACAAGTTAGTGAATCAGGAAATTTTGGAGAGAGTGAATGGGACTTTGAGCACGGGGAAAGAAGCTGTGGTTTTGCATGCCGATGGAGGATCAAACACTGAGTGTGTGGCACCGAAGGAGTGTGCCGTTAAAGTATTTAAAACCACTTTGAGTGAGTTCAAAACTCGTGACAAGTACATACAGGATGACTTCCGTTTCAAAGATCGCTTTTCAAAACAGAATCCTCGGAAAATTATCCACTTGTGGGCAGAGAAAGAAATGCATAACTTAATTCGCATGCAGAAGGCAGGTATTTTGTGTCCAGAAGTTGTAATTTTGAAGAAGCACATTTTAGTGATGTCGTTCATCGGAGAAAATCATATGCCAGCACCGAAATTGAAAGAAGCAAATTTAAAGTGTGCCGAGTTGAGTCTTGCATACGAGGATTGTTTGTCGACTATGAAAAAGTTATATAATGATGCCCATCTTGTACATGCTGATCTATCAGAGTACAATATCCTGTGGCGTCAAGGGAAATGTTGGTTTATTGACGTCAGCCAGGCTGTGGAAAGAAATCATCCTCGGGCATTAGAATTTCTCTTCAGGGACTGTACCAATATATCAAATTTTTTTACTAAGAAGGGATTGTCTGATGTCGCTTCCCCAGAAGAAATATTCAAGGAAGTTTGTGGAACAGCTGTCTCAGAAGATGGACCAATGTCAATGGATAAAGCCCAAGATTTCGAGAGAAATGAGGAGTTATTAACTTTTGATCAGGCGGAGAAAGTATATTCATTTGATTACTGTTGGGAAAAATCAAAGCCTTAG